Proteins from one Belonocnema kinseyi isolate 2016_QV_RU_SX_M_011 chromosome 8, B_treatae_v1, whole genome shotgun sequence genomic window:
- the LOC117178148 gene encoding NADH dehydrogenase [ubiquinone] iron-sulfur protein 6, mitochondrial, which produces MASKRALCLIKDVNKLQFVINKSPLSVISRGYGSHVPPVTETHTGQKFEENDYRLARFVDKDGKEVNPNWAIKLIEETPPTRTEDRVVACDGGGGPLGHPKVYINLDKPGNHSCGYCGLRFYKEDHHH; this is translated from the exons ATGGCGAGTAAGAGGGCACTTTGCCTGATAAAAGATGTAAATAAATtgcaatttgttattaataaatcacCTTTGAGTGTGATAAGTCGTGGATATGGTTCTCATGTTCCTCCTGTTACAGAAACGCACACTGGCCAG aaatttgaagaaaacgaCTATCGTTTGGCGAGATTCGTTGACAAAGATGGCAAAGAGGTTAATCCAAACTGGGCAATAAAATTAATCGAAGAAACACCACCTACTCGTACAGAGGATCGAGTTGTGGCTTGCGATGGTGGCGGCGGTCCTCTTGGACATCCGAAAGTTTATATAAATTTG GATAAACCTGGAAATCATAGCTGTGGTTACTGTGGACTCCGATTTTATAAAGAAGATCATCATCATTGA